The nucleotide window TTCTCTATTAAGGATGGACCGATCTGAAGAGCAGAGACTTGATTCGATATTTACAGTTACTACGTATTAGTAATGGTACAAATTCCTCTTCATTCTATTGTGCTTGATGAAGGAAACGTctaaatatacttttttgaaTCCAaacttcttccttttcttctaaGTCTCCTTCTTTCATAGAAGAACATATCTGTTGTAAAAACAGAATTTTAGTAGTAGGCAACAATTCCTCTTAATTTTGATTAGGCGgaacaatataaatattatgtgCAATTTATtccaaatttaagaaatatatttaatatatatatatatatatatatatatatattttattttatttttcaaaatttatcacACATGCGCCAATGCGAAAAATGTTCTCTCAAATTagaaattgaaatgaaaaagaaaaaaaaaaagttaacatgatgtatactccctctattccatactaagaaaaaaaaaaagaagcccAAGCCATAGAACTATTAACGAAACTTCAATACATTTCGAATGAATTGGTATCAAGAAGTATTCataaatcaaaaatatatttcactATATCTACTCCATATCTTAATCAATATATTTCTTAagatgtatttatatttgtggGTAAGGGTTGTAGACTTTAAAGgaatgtatttgtatttgtgtgTCGGTAAACAAATACGTATTTATCAAAttggaaaatacataaatacatCTCAAGTATTTTAAAACCAAATTATTACTTGAGcacatttttattcaatttttcatagtttaaagacatttttgacggatttttgaaaaataaatactctttccgtcccattttatgtggtacttTTCAGAtgtcgagattcaaacaagtctatctttgactttaattttttcatagatcttttaaattattttgaattatcaattattgtgacttataatactttttatgtagtttacaaatatataaatttcatataaaaaatttgaaaattccaTCCGTAAATTTCCgccaaacttaaactatttgactcGAAAAATAATTTGTGTCACCTAAATTAGAACAGACGGAGTAATGTTTCTATTACACCAACATgagttgtggtgcactggtgggagtgcttcacccttaaccagaagtcttggatttgagccctgaatatggagaaaatccttTGGGAGCGGTACCCCTGAATGAACCCTGCAGAGTGCGATCTAAATTTAatcggagctccaatgtggacTTCGGACACCgtaaaactagaaaaaaaaaagttctattACAGAAGCAACAAATCCTTCTTGATGGTACACTTTGCCGCTAAATTTGTGCTCATGAACATAGCCTTTAAATCCTACTGTTCACATCATCTAAGACAAACCTTCAAACAATTTTCAAGACATTGTTCTACATTTTCTTCAGATCAAAATCTCATTTCTCAGTTACAATCATGCAAAAAAATCTCAGAAACCACTCAATTTCATGCCCTAATGATCAAAACTGGCCAAGACCAAATTCCTTTCACTCTAAGCAAACTCCTCGCATGTTCAATCCAGTTTACAGATTATACATCTTCTATTTTCAAGTATGTAAAAAGCCCAAATCTTTATATGTTTAATACCATGCTTCGTAGCTATTCAATTAGTGATGATCCACAAAAGGGTCTTGTGTTTTTCAACTATATGAGAGAACAAAATGTTGTTCTTGATCAATTTGCTTTTGTTTCTGTGCTTCGATCTTGTATACGTTTATTGGAGAAATGGACTGGTCTAGCTGTTCATTCAGTTGTTTTGAGATCTGGGTTTGATTTGTTTCTTGATTTGAAGAATAcccttttgaatttttattgtgtttgtgGGGGAATCCGTTGTGCACACCAGCTGTTCGATGAATTTTCAAAGAAGGATTTGGTTTCCTGGAACACTTTGATGGGTGGTTATCTTTGTGTAAGTAATTATTCTGCTGTTTTGGATATGTTTGTAGAGTTGCGTAGGGATGGTATTTCTGCTAGTGTCACGACGATGTTGATTGTTTTGTCTGCGATTGGTGAGTTAAGGATTTCTTTGGTAGGGGAATCCCTGCATGGTTATTGCATAAAGATTGGATTTTGCGATAGTTTGAAGGTGATAACTGCCTTGATATCTATGTATGGGAAGATAGGCTGCGTTAGTTCAGGCCGTAGTCTATTTGATGAAGCTTATCCGAAAGATGTTGTCTTGTGGAACTGTTTGATAGATGGATATGCTAAAAACGGATTGCTAGAAGAGGCATTGTTTCTATTGAGGGAAATGAAGGTTCAAAGATTGAAGCCGAATTCGTCAACCTTGGCAAGCTTGCTTTCCTCTTGTGCTTGCTCCGGAGCTCTTAATAAGGGTGAATATATTCAGAACTTTGTGGAAGACCAGCAGTTAGTTTTGGATCCAGTTCATGGAACGGCATTGATCGATATGTATGCCAAGTGTGGGTTGCTTGTGAAGGCAGTTAATGTTTTTGACAGTATGGAGACTAAAGACGTGAAGTGTTGGACTGCAATGATAATGGGTTATGGGGTACATGGGGAGGCAAAGGATGCTATTGCACTCTTCCACAGAATGGAGGATGAAGGTTTTAGGCCTAATGAAGTGACTTTTTTGGCAGTATTTAGTGCTTGTAGTCATGGGGGACTGGTGGCAGAGGGCATCAGCTGTTTTAGGAAAATGATCCTAGAATATGGCTTGACTCCTAAAATTGAGCATTATGGATGTTTGACTGATATCTTAGGTCGTGCTGGATTGCTTGAAACAGCACGAGAACTAATAAAAGGTTTGCCCATTGAGGGGGATGCTACTGCATGGCGTTCCCTACTAGCAGCATGCAGAGTCCATGGTAGTGTTGAGTTGGGAAAACAAGTGACGAAAGAACTAGAACAGAGATTTGGCGAACACCCTGCTGATGCACTACTTCTGAATGGTACTTATGCGATCGCTGGGATATTGCCCGAGGAGAGAGACATGTTAGAGGTGAAGGCAAAAGAGGTGGGATCTTCTCTCAGTGGGAAGAAGGAAGCTGGATGCAGCTCAATTGAATTATGTGATCATAGCCAGATTTTTCTTAGCCAATGTGAAGTACGCTAGTTCCTAGAGGACACTGCCTTCAGCTGCCACAACAAAATTTTGATCTTCAGTATAAgaaatgtttttctttctttcagaCAAAGAGTGTGCACTGGCAAGCCGACTATCAATTATTCTTTGTACTTggtttcattcattcattcactCATCATAAAGATATAAGATCAATCTCCAAAAAGTATCACGCAAAACACCAAAATATGTATCTCTTTTTTCTGATTAGGATGGTTGTTTGCGGATCAACTTACACATACTTCAACTAATCCACGACGTAGGCTGCTATTGCCTACAAACACAACTGCAGGGTAATAACAGCAAGAGAGCTCACATACAACTCTCGCATCATTGTCATCAACTGCAATCTGCCATCCTTGCTATTCATCTGAGGAGGTAAAATGCTAAATAACATCTCAgcataaaattatcaaaaagtgTTTTACGTATTCATGAAGTGAAAGTACACTGCTCTAGGTTGACAAGAATGAGACAAGTAACGTAACCATGTGGCATGCCCAATCCAAGTCCCCTGAATGTCAGTTTTCTTTGTAGAACCGGTCAGCTTTCCTTAACACCTTCAGTATATACTTCGACTACTAGAGATTACGGGTTCCTTTGGTTATGCTTTTAACTAATCTTTTGTAAATTTCCAGTCCACCACTGCTCTGCTTATTCCCCCGTGAAATATTTCTAGCTGCACAAAGTCAATAAAGATTTGAGCAAACATATATGGCACAATAACTAAAGTTCAAGAAACAGCGCATTACTTTACAGCTTTATGCTACATGACACGTTTTGTTTTGAATATGTCTCTGTTTTCTATGTTCTTCTTTTTATGATAGTAAATGCTGTTTTGGCATACACATGTTTTCACAACAACAGTGAAGAAGACTATGTGTCCAAACATGCATCACTACTAATGGAAGCTCTGATGGAAAATTAAGGATACCAGGTTATTGGGTTGAACACTATTGGAAGCATAATTTGTTTCAACATGTATCGAAGCATTTATTTGACAACTTGTTCAATACTGTGATGAGTGTGAAGAATAAACTTAAGAAGACTTAAAGGTACAGAATCATTTACAATAATACTTTGGGCAACAGAAACTACACTTTTGGATCTACGAAACAAAAAGGTCTCCAAACTCAATGCAAGTTATACATTTACCTTGGAAGAGAAACGTCAAACTTGTGAGTGGATTAAAATTTTGAGAATGCTTGACGGATATGCTTGATATGATCCTGAGTAGACCGTTGTAGAAGATCATTGATCGCGAAATGTCCAGTTGACTGGTGTCTTGTTCCAAGTCGAGAGAATTGTGATTCGTGAAGGTGATCTTCTCCTCTTTCTTTATATCTTGGGTTCTATTTTGTCGTTCTTtgaaggatataattattttagcaaatttgattgtaaatcaggattttatcacttaagaagaagaatctaaaaaactaacagcattcactgtaccacaagaaTTCTATGAATAGAATGTATTACCATtcggatataaaaatgcaccaggtagatatcaacactttatggataactactttaaacaattagaaaattgtgtagtatatattgatgatatattactatattctaaaacccaagatgaacagataagattattagaaaaattcatacatattatagaatattcaggcataagtctaagtaaaaagaaagtagacataatgaaaaatcaaatagaattcctaggaatacaaatagataaaaatggaataaaaatgcaaacgcatatagtacaaaaaataattaattcaaatgaaCAGCTAGATACgataaataaattacaatcatttctaggactagtaaaccacgtaagagaatacatatcaaaattagcagaaaatttaaaaccattacaacaaaaattaaagaaagatgtagaataccagtttgataagaaagaccaaacacaaatacaaaaaataaaattattatgtaagaacctatctaaactatatttttcggatgaaaataaaaaaattacttatatagtagaatcagatgccaatgaaaaaagttatggaggagtattaaaatacaggtatggagaagaaaaaatagaacatcattgtagatattattcaggaacatttactaatgtagaaataagatgaaaaataaataggaaaaaattatattcggtatataaatgtttattatcatttgaaccatatattgtatataatgaatttattataagaacagataatacacaagtaaaatggtggctaacaagaaaaatacaagattcggtaacaacaaaagaaataaggagattgatattaaatatattaaattttacatttacaattgaagtaataaaaactgataagaatgttattgcagattacctatcacgacaaagctactcagactgacactgaggaagaagatacaatcgaaaagatactcaaagccattactacactttgtacaaaagtggatagtatggacaacgagatacaaaagctaaagactNNNNNNNNNNNNNNNNNNNNNNNNNNNNNNNNNNNNNNNNNNNNNNNNNNNNNNNNNNNNNNNNNNNNNNNNNNNNNNNNNNNNNNNNNNNNNNNNNNNNNNNNNNNNNNNNNNNNNNNNNNNNNNNNNNNNNNNNNNNNNNNNNNNNNNNNNNNNNNNNNNNNNNNNNNNNNNNNNNNNNNNNNNNNNNNNNNNNNNNNNNNNNNNNNNNNNNNNNNNNNNNNNNNNNNNNNNNNNNNNNNNNNNNNNNNNNNNNNNNNNNNNNNNNNNNNNNNNNNNNNNNNNNNNNNNNNNNNNNNNNNNNNNNNNNNNNNNNNNNNNNNNNNNNNNNNNNNNNNNNNNNNNNNNNNNNNNNNNNNNNNNNNNNNNNNNNNNNNNNNNNNNNNNNNNNNNNNNNNNNNNNNNNNNNNNNNNNNNNNNNNNNNNNNNNNNNNNNNNNNNNNNNNNNNNNNNNNNNNNNNNNNNNNNNNNNNNNNNNNNNNNNNNNNNNNNNNNNNNNNNNNNNNNNNNNNNNNNNNNNNNNNNNNNNNNNNNNNNNNNNNNNNNNNNNNNNNNNNNNNNNNNNNNNNNNNNNNNNNNNNNNNNNNNNNNNNNNNNNNNNNNNNNNNNNNNNNNNNNNNNNNNNNNNNNNNNNNNNNNNNNNNNNNNNNNNNNNNNNNNNNNNNNNNNNNNNNNNNNNNNNNNNNNNNNNNNNNNNNNNNNNNNNNNNNNNNNNNNNNNNNNNNNNNNNNNNNNNNNNNNNNNNNNNNNNNNNNNNNNNNNNNNNNNNNNNNNNNNNNNNNNNNNNNNNNNNNNNNNNNNNNNNNNNNNNNNNNNNNNNNNNNNNNNNNNNNNNNNNNNNNNNNNNNNNNNNNNNNNNNNNNNNNNNNNNNNNNNNNNNNNNNNNNNNNNNNNNNNNNNNNNNNNNNNNNNNNNNNNNNNNNNNNNNNNNNNNNNNNNNNNNNNNNNNNNNNNNNNNNNNNNNNNNNNNNNNNNNNNNNNNNNNNNNNNNNNNNNNNNNNNNNNNNNNNNNNNNNNNNNNNNNNNNNNNNNNNNNNNNNNNNNNNNNNNNNNNNNNNNNNNNNNNNNNNNNNNNNNNNNNNNNNNNNNNNNNNNNNNNNNNNNNNNNNNNNNNNNNNNNNNNNNNNNNNNNNNNNNNNNNNNNNNNNNNNNNNNNNNNNNNNNNNNNNNNNNNNNNNNNNNNNNNNNNNNNNNNNNNNNNNNNNNNNNNNNNNNNNNNNNNNNNNNNNNNNNNNNNNNNNNNNNNNNNNNNNNNNNNNNNNNNNNNNNNNNNNNNNNNNNNNNNNNNNNNNNNNNNNNNNNNNNNNNNNNNNNNNNNNNNNNNNNNNNNNNNNNNNNNNNNNNNNNNNNNNNNNNNNNNNNNNNNNNNNNNNNNNNNNNNNNNNNNNNNNNNNNNNNNNNNNNNNNNNNNNNNNNNNNNNNNNNNNNNNNNNNNNNNNNNNNNNNNNNNNNNNNNNNNNNNNNNNNNNNNNNNNNNNNNNNNNNNNNNNNNNNNNNNNNNNNNNNNNNNNNNNNNNNNNNNNNNNNNNNNNNNNNNNNNNNNNNNNNNNNNNNNNNNNNNNNNNNNNNNNNNNNNNNNNNNNNNNNNNNNNNNNNNNNNNNNNNNNNNNNNNNNNNNNNNNNNNNNNNNNNNNNNNNNNNNNNNNNNNNNNNNNNNNNNNNNNNNNNNNNNNNNNNNNNNNNNNNNNNNNNNNNNNNNNNNNNNNNNNNNNNNNNNNNNNNNNNNNNNNNNNNNNNNNNNNNNNNNNNNNNNNNNNNNNNNNNNNNNNNNNNNNNNNNNNNNNNNNNNNNNNNNNNNNNNNNNNNNNNNNNNNNNNNNNNNNNNNNNNNNNNNNNNNNNNNNNNNNNNNNNNNNNNNNNNNNNNNNNNNNNNNNNNNNNNNNNNNNNNNNNNNNNNNNNNNNNNNNNNNNNNNNNNNNNNNNNNNNNNNNNNNNNNNNNNNNNNNNNNNNNNNNNNNNNNNNNNNNNNNNNNNNNNNNNNNNNNNNNNNNNNNNNNNNNNNNNNNNNNNNNNNNNNNNNNNNNNNNNNNNNNNNNNNNNNNNNNNNNNNNNNNNNNNNNNNNNNNNNNNNNNNNNNNNNNNNNNNNNNNNNNNNNNNNNNNNNNNNNNNNNNNNNNNNNNNNNNNNNNNNNNNNNNNNNNNNNNNNNNNNNNNNNNNNNNNNNNNNNNNNNNNNNNNNNNNNNNNNNNNNNNNNNNNNNNNNNNNNNNNNNNNNNNNNNNNNNNNNNNNNNNNNNNNNNNNNNNNNNNNNNNNNNNNNNNNNNNNNNNNNNNNNNNNNNNNNNNNNNNNNNNNNNNNNNNNNNNNNNNNNNNNNNNNNNNNNNNNNNNNNNNNNNNNNNNNNNNNNNNNNNNNNNNNNNNNNNNNNNNNNNNNNNNNNNNNNNNNNNNNNNNNNNNNNNNNNNNNNNNNNNNNNNNNNNNNNNNNNNNNNNNNNNNNNNNNNNNNNNNNNNNNNNNNNNNNNNNNNNNNNNNNNNNNNNNNNNNNNNNNNNNNNNNNNNNNNNNNNNNNNNNNNNNNNNNNNNNNNNNNNNNNNNNNNNNNNNNNNNNNNNNNNNNNNNNNNNNNNNNNNNNNNNNNNNNNNNNNNNNNNNNNNNNNNNNNNNNNNNNNNNNNNNNNNNNNNNNNNNNNNNNNNNNNNNNNNNNNNNNNNNNNNNNNNNNNNNNNNNNNNNNNNNNNNNNNNNNNNNNNNNNNNNNNNNNNNNNNNNNNNNNNNNNNNNNNNNNNNNNNNNNNNNNNNNNNNNNNNNNNNNNNNNNNNNNNNNNNNNNNNNNNNNNNNNNNNNNNNNNNNNNNNNNNNNNNNNNNNNNNNNNNNNNNNNNNNNNNNNNNNNNNNNNNNNNNNNNNNNNNNNNNNNNNNNNNNNNNNNNNNNNNNNNNNNNNNNNNNNNNNNNNNNNNNNNNNNNNNNNNNNNNNNNNNNNNNNNNNNNNNNNNNNNNNNNNNNNNNNNNNNNNNNNNNNNNNNNNNNNNNNNNNNNNNNNNNNNNNNNNNNNNNNNNNNNNNNNNNNNNNNNNNNNNNNNNNNNNNNNNNNNNNNNNNNNNNNNNNNNNNNNNNNNNNNNNNNNNNNNNNNNNNNNNNNNNNNNNNNNNNNNNNNNNNNNNNNNNNNNNNNNNNNNNNNNNNNNNNNNNNNNNNNNNNNNNNNNNNNNNNNNNNNNNNNNNNNNNNNNNNNNNNNNNNNNNNNNNNNNNNNNNNNNNNNNNNNNNNNNNNNNNNNNNNNNNNNNNNNNNNNNNNNNNNNNNNNNNNNNNNNNNNNNNNNNNNNNNNNNNNNNNNNNNNNNNNNNNNNNNNNNNNNNNNNNNNNNNNNNNNNNNNNNNNNNNNNNNNNNNNNNNNNNNNNNNNNNNNNNNNNNNNNNNNNNNNNNNNNNNNNNNNNNNNNNNNNNNNNNNNNNNNNNNNNNNNNNNNNNNNNNNNNNNNNNNNNNNNNNNNNNNNNNNNNNNNNNNNNNNNNNNNNNNNNNNNNNNNNNNNNNNNNNNNNNNNNNNNNNNNNNNNNNNNNNNNNNNNNNNNNNNNNNNNNNNNNNNNNNNNNNNNNNNNNNNNNNNNNNNNNNNNNNNNNNNNNNNNNNNNNNNNNNNNNNNNNNNNNNNNNNNNNNNNNNNNNNNNNNNNNNNNNNNNNNNNNNNNNNNNNNNNNNNNNNNNNNNNNNNNNNNNNNNNNNNNNNNNNNNNNNNNNNNNNNNNNNNNNNNNNNNNNNNNNNNNNNNNNNNNNNNNNNNNNNNNNNNNNNNNNNNNNNNNNNNNNNNNNNNNNNNNNNNNNNNNNNNNNNNNNNNNNNNNNNNNNNNNNNNNNNNNNNNNNNNNNNNNNNNNNNNNNNNNNNNNNNNNNNNNNNNNNNNNNNNNNNNNNNNNNNNNNNNNNNNNNNNNNNNNNNNNNNNNNNNNNNNNNNNNNNNNNNNNNNNNNNNNNNNNNNNNNNNNNNNNNNNNNNNNNNNNNNNNNNNNNNNNNNNNNNNNNNNNNNNNNNNNNNNNNNNNNNNNNNNNNNNNNNNNNNNNNNNNNNNNNNNNNNNNNNNNNNNNNNNNNNNNNNNNNNNNNNNNNNNNNNNNNNNNNNNNNNNNNNNNNNNNNNNNNNNNNNNNNNNNNNNNNNNNNNNNNNNNNNNNNNNNNNNNNNNNNNNNNNNNNNNNNNNNNNNNNNNNNNNNNNNNNNNNNNNNNNNNNNNNNNNNNNNNNNNNNNNNNNNNNNNNNNNNNNNNNNNNNNNNNNNNNNNNNNNNNNNNNNNNNNNNNNNNNNNNNNNNNNNNNNNNNNNNNNNNNNNNNNNNNNNNNNNNNNNNNNNN belongs to Solanum stenotomum isolate F172 chromosome 1, ASM1918654v1, whole genome shotgun sequence and includes:
- the LOC125863977 gene encoding pentatricopeptide repeat-containing protein At1g26900, mitochondrial, with product MNIAFKSYCSHHLRQTFKQFSRHCSTFSSDQNLISQLQSCKKISETTQFHALMIKTGQDQIPFTLSKLLACSIQFTDYTSSIFKYVKSPNLYMFNTMLRSYSISDDPQKGLVFFNYMREQNVVLDQFAFVSVLRSCIRLLEKWTGLAVHSVVLRSGFDLFLDLKNTLLNFYCVCGGIRCAHQLFDEFSKKDLVSWNTLMGGYLCVSNYSAVLDMFVELRRDGISASVTTMLIVLSAIGELRISLVGESLHGYCIKIGFCDSLKVITALISMYGKIGCVSSGRSLFDEAYPKDVVLWNCLIDGYAKNGLLEEALFLLREMKVQRLKPNSSTLASLLSSCACSGALNKGEYIQNFVEDQQLVLDPVHGTALIDMYAKCGLLVKAVNVFDSMETKDVKCWTAMIMGYGVHGEAKDAIALFHRMEDEGFRPNEVTFLAVFSACSHGGLVAEGISCFRKMILEYGLTPKIEHYGCLTDILGRAGLLETARELIKGLPIEGDATAWRSLLAACRVHGSVELGKQVTKELEQRFGEHPADALLLNGTYAIAGILPEERDMLEVKAKEVGSSLSGKKEAGCSSIELCDHSQIFLSQCEVR